A window of the Brassica napus cultivar Da-Ae chromosome A2, Da-Ae, whole genome shotgun sequence genome harbors these coding sequences:
- the LOC106418622 gene encoding homeobox-leucine zipper protein ATHB-52: MENPQGQSRNKKKRLTQDQVRQLEKCFTLNNKLDPDLKLQLSNTLGLPQRQVAVWFQNKRARSKTQSLELQYCNLQSKLEAVLSDKAKLEHKVQFLQDELKRSRNQLALFTHQDSPVDDSNLGSCEEGHDNQVVVFDELYDCFVTSGHGSSSTSWV; encoded by the coding sequence atggaGAATCCTCAGGGTCAGAGTAGAAACAAGAAAAAGAGGCTAACACAAGATCAAGTTAGACAACTGGAGAAATGCTTTACGTTGAACAATAAGCTCGATCCAGATCTCAAGCTTCAACTTTCCAACACGTTAGGTCTACCTCAGAGACAAGTCGCAGTCTGGTTCCAGAACAAGCGAGCCAGGTCCAAGACTCAGTCTCTCGAGCTCCAATACTGCAATCTCCAGTCCAAGCTTGAAGCAGTTCTCTCCGATAAGGCAAAGTTAGAACACAAAGTGCAGTTTCTGCAAGATGAGCTGAAGAGGTCTAGAAATCAGCTTGCTCTGTTCACGCATCAAGATTCTCCTGTGGATGATTCTAATCTTGGTTCTTGTGAAGAAGGTCATGATAATCAAGTGGTGGTCTTTGACGAGCTTTATGATTGTTTCGTTACCAGTGGACATGGATCTTCATCAACCTCATGGGTCTGA
- the LOC106390236 gene encoding endonuclease MutS2-like isoform X1: MQTLSITFCNCALLVRRNSVGNRNRLNLSFISSSSSSSSSAPTLICRSKSKSQTDSLRVLEWDKLCDVVASFARTSLGRQATKKKLWSLDQSFDESLKLLEETEAAIKMLEHGSFCLDLSSIQISLVELGIRNAKRKMSLRADQALEVASLLSFFENLQLDLKAAIKQDGDWYKRFMPLSEMIMLPVINRSFIKLVEQIIDVDGKIKDSASSDLRLSRERVQTVERKLQQLLEAIVRSQKANESVMVVAEIDGRWCIQTSSSQLTSVDGLLLSSGSGGGTASEPLAAVSMNDELQSARASVAKAEAEILSMLTAKMQMDLDQIDDVMKYSIQLDVINARATYSRAYGASHPDIYLPPEDGVDSESLSAGEDSPANNFSGEEALPRKEWLLYLPRCYHPLLLHQHKKRIRKTQEAVKYHKTAGTVSGVPPVPADFQISKGTRVLVITGPNTGGKTICLKSVGLAAMMAKSGLYVLASESARLPWFDNIYADIGDEQSLLQSLSTFSGHLKQISEIISHSTSRSLVLLDEVGAGTNPLEGAALGMAILESFAESGSLLTMATTHHGELKMLKYSNSAFENACMEFDDLNLKPTFKILWGVPGRSNAINIAERLGLPCDIINSARELYGSASAEINEVILDMERYKQDYQRLLNESRRYIRISRELHENLLTAEKNINSHATRERLKMRQELIQAGSMARSTLRRTLQQFRASAAQSSRTKVATQLKTTKGGDNATRSPSMVARRPVSEDAAQKGNTKLPQVGDSVFVSSLGKKVTVLKVEQSKKEILVQVGIMKMKVKLTEVVA; the protein is encoded by the exons ATGCAGACTTTATCGATAACATTCTGCAACTGTGCCCTGCTCGTTAGAAGAAACTCTGTCGGAAACAGAAACAGACTTAATCTGAgtttcatctcttcttcttcttcctcttcctcttctgctCCGACTCTTATTTGCcgatcaaaatccaaatcccaAACCGACAGCTTAAGAGTGTTGGAATGGGACAAGCTCTGCGACGTCGTCGCTTCTTTTGCTCGTACTTCTTTAGGTCGCCAAGCCACAAAG AAAAAGCTTTGGTCTCTTGACCAGAGTTTCGATGAAAGCTTGAAGCTTTTGGAAGAAACAGAGGCCGCCATTAAAATGCTTGAACATGGTTCCTTCTGTCTCGACCTCTCCAGCATTCAAATCTCCCTG GTTGAGTTGGGCATACGTAATGCTAAGAGGAAGATGTCTTTGAGAGCAGACCAAGCGCTTGAGGTGGCTTCTCTTCTTAGTTTCTTCGAAAACTTGCAGCTTGATCTCAAAGCTGCCATTAAGCAAGATGGAGATTGGTACAAACGGTTCATGCCTCTATCTGAAATG ATAATGCTACCTGTTATCAATAGATCATTCATCAAGTTGGTTGAACAAATTATAGACGTTGATGGAAAAATCAAAGATTCTGCG AGTAGTGACCTGAGACTGTCGCGTGAACGAGTCCAGACAGTTGAAAGAAAG CTGCAACAACTGTTGGAAGCTATTGTAAGGAGCCAAAAGGCTAATGAATCTGTCATG GTAGTAGCTGAAATTGACGGAAGATGGTGTATACAAACGAGCTCAAGCCAGCTTACTTCTGTTGATGGTCTTCTTCTTTCCAG TGGTTCAGGTGGAGGGACTGCTTCGGAGCCATTAGCTGCGGTGTCTATGAACGATGAACTCCAAAGCGCAAGAGCATCAGTTGCAAAGGCTGAGGCAGAGATTCTCTCAATGCTAACTGCAAAG ATGCAAATGGATCTTGATCAAATCGATGATGTGATGAAGTACTCAATTCAGCTGGATGTG ATAAATGCTCGAGCAACTTATAGTCGGGCATATGGCGCTTCACATCCTGATATATACTTACCACCTGAAGATGGGGTGGACTCTGAATCTTTATCTGCTGGAGAAGACTCACCTGCGAATAACTTCTCTGGTGAGGAAGCGCTTCCTAGAAAAGAATGGTTGCTGTATCTACCTAGATGTTACCATCCTCTACTGCTTCACCAACACAAGAAACGCATAAGAAAGACGCAGGAGGCtgtaaaatatcataaaaca GCAGGCACGGTATCAGGAGTTCCACCAGTTCCAGCTGATTTCCAGATCTCTAAGGGAACTAGAGTTTTGGTCATTACAGGTCCAAACACAGGAGGTAAAACCATTTGCTTGAAATCAGTTGGACTCGCTGCTATGATGGCAAAATCAG GTCTTTATGTGCTAGCATCTGAATCTGCTCGCTTACCTTGGTTTGACAACATCTATGCTGATATTGGTGATGAACAGTCCTTGCTGCAGTCACTTTCTACCTTCTCCGGTCATTTGAAGCAAATAAGT GAGATTATCTCGCATTCAACAAGCAGATCACTTGTGTTGTTGGATGAA GTTGGAGCAGGTACAAATCCCCTTGAAGGAGCTGCGTTAGGGATGGCAATACTCGAATCATTTGCAGAAAGCGGCTCTCTACTCACCATGGCGACCACACATCACGGAGAGCTTAAGATGCTTAAATACAG CAATTCTGCGTTTGAGAATGCTTGCATGGAGTTTGATGACCTCAACTTAAAACCCACTTTCAAAATCTTATGGGGAGTACCAG GTCGTTCGAATGCAATAAACATAGCCGAAAGATTGGGGCTGCCATGTGATATCATCAACAGCGCTCGTGAGCTATATGGCTCTGCAAGTGCTGAGATCAATGAGGTCATACTTGACATGGAACGCTACAAGCAAGACTACCAGAGGCTTTTAAACGAGTCACGTCGTTATATAAG GATCTCAAGAGAGCTTCATGAGAATCTACTTACAGCAGAGAAGAACATTAACAGCCATGCTACTCGAGAAAGACTAAAGATGAGACAAGAACTGATTCAGGCGGGATCAATGGCTCGTTCTACACTTCGCAGAACATTGCAACAGTTTCGTGCATCTGCTGCACAATCTTCTCGGACAAAGGTAGCTACACAACTCAAAACGACCAAGGGTGGAGACAACGCAACTCGTTCACCATCCATGGTAGCCAGACGACCAGTTTCTG AAGATGCTGCACAAAAGGGAAATACAAAGCTTCCTCAAGTCGGTGACTCGGTGTTTGTTTCTTCTCTAGGCAAAAAAGTGACTGTATTGAAGGTAGAACAGTCGAAGAAAGAGATCTTAGTTCAAGTAGGCATCATGAAGATGAAAGTGAAGCTGACTGAAGTTGTGGCCTGA
- the LOC106390236 gene encoding endonuclease MutS2-like isoform X2, with protein MQTLSITFCNCALLVRRNSVGNRNRLNLSFISSSSSSSSSAPTLICRSKSKSQTDSLRVLEWDKLCDVVASFARTSLGRQATKKKLWSLDQSFDESLKLLEETEAAIKMLEHGSFCLDLSSIQISLVELGIRNAKRKMSLRADQALEVASLLSFFENLQLDLKAAIKQDGDWYKRFMPLSEMIMLPVINRSFIKLVEQIIDVDGKIKDSASSDLRLSRERVQTVERKLQQLLEAIVRSQKANESVMVVAEIDGRWCIQTSSSQLTSVDGLLLSSGSGGGTASEPLAAVSMNDELQSARASVAKAEAEILSMLTAKMQMDLDQIDDVMKYSIQLDVINARATYSRAYGASHPDIYLPPEDGVDSESLSAGEDSPANNFSGEEALPRKEWLLYLPRCYHPLLLHQHKKRIRKTQEAVKYHKTAGTVSGVPPVPADFQISKGTRVLVITGPNTGGKTICLKSVGLAAMMAKSGLYVLASESARLPWFDNIYADIGDEQSLLQSLSTFSGHLKQISEIISHSTSRSLVLLDEVGAGTNPLEGAALGMAILESFAESGSLLTMATTHHGELKMLKYSNSAFENACMEFDDLNLKPTFKILWGVPGRSNAINIAERLGLPCDIINSARELYGSASAEINEVILDMERYKQDYQRLLNESRRYIRISRELHENLLTAEKNINSHATRERLKMRQELIQAGSMARSTLRRTLQQFRASAAQSSRTKVATQLKTTKGGDNATRSPSMVARRPVSDAAQKGNTKLPQVGDSVFVSSLGKKVTVLKVEQSKKEILVQVGIMKMKVKLTEVVA; from the exons ATGCAGACTTTATCGATAACATTCTGCAACTGTGCCCTGCTCGTTAGAAGAAACTCTGTCGGAAACAGAAACAGACTTAATCTGAgtttcatctcttcttcttcttcctcttcctcttctgctCCGACTCTTATTTGCcgatcaaaatccaaatcccaAACCGACAGCTTAAGAGTGTTGGAATGGGACAAGCTCTGCGACGTCGTCGCTTCTTTTGCTCGTACTTCTTTAGGTCGCCAAGCCACAAAG AAAAAGCTTTGGTCTCTTGACCAGAGTTTCGATGAAAGCTTGAAGCTTTTGGAAGAAACAGAGGCCGCCATTAAAATGCTTGAACATGGTTCCTTCTGTCTCGACCTCTCCAGCATTCAAATCTCCCTG GTTGAGTTGGGCATACGTAATGCTAAGAGGAAGATGTCTTTGAGAGCAGACCAAGCGCTTGAGGTGGCTTCTCTTCTTAGTTTCTTCGAAAACTTGCAGCTTGATCTCAAAGCTGCCATTAAGCAAGATGGAGATTGGTACAAACGGTTCATGCCTCTATCTGAAATG ATAATGCTACCTGTTATCAATAGATCATTCATCAAGTTGGTTGAACAAATTATAGACGTTGATGGAAAAATCAAAGATTCTGCG AGTAGTGACCTGAGACTGTCGCGTGAACGAGTCCAGACAGTTGAAAGAAAG CTGCAACAACTGTTGGAAGCTATTGTAAGGAGCCAAAAGGCTAATGAATCTGTCATG GTAGTAGCTGAAATTGACGGAAGATGGTGTATACAAACGAGCTCAAGCCAGCTTACTTCTGTTGATGGTCTTCTTCTTTCCAG TGGTTCAGGTGGAGGGACTGCTTCGGAGCCATTAGCTGCGGTGTCTATGAACGATGAACTCCAAAGCGCAAGAGCATCAGTTGCAAAGGCTGAGGCAGAGATTCTCTCAATGCTAACTGCAAAG ATGCAAATGGATCTTGATCAAATCGATGATGTGATGAAGTACTCAATTCAGCTGGATGTG ATAAATGCTCGAGCAACTTATAGTCGGGCATATGGCGCTTCACATCCTGATATATACTTACCACCTGAAGATGGGGTGGACTCTGAATCTTTATCTGCTGGAGAAGACTCACCTGCGAATAACTTCTCTGGTGAGGAAGCGCTTCCTAGAAAAGAATGGTTGCTGTATCTACCTAGATGTTACCATCCTCTACTGCTTCACCAACACAAGAAACGCATAAGAAAGACGCAGGAGGCtgtaaaatatcataaaaca GCAGGCACGGTATCAGGAGTTCCACCAGTTCCAGCTGATTTCCAGATCTCTAAGGGAACTAGAGTTTTGGTCATTACAGGTCCAAACACAGGAGGTAAAACCATTTGCTTGAAATCAGTTGGACTCGCTGCTATGATGGCAAAATCAG GTCTTTATGTGCTAGCATCTGAATCTGCTCGCTTACCTTGGTTTGACAACATCTATGCTGATATTGGTGATGAACAGTCCTTGCTGCAGTCACTTTCTACCTTCTCCGGTCATTTGAAGCAAATAAGT GAGATTATCTCGCATTCAACAAGCAGATCACTTGTGTTGTTGGATGAA GTTGGAGCAGGTACAAATCCCCTTGAAGGAGCTGCGTTAGGGATGGCAATACTCGAATCATTTGCAGAAAGCGGCTCTCTACTCACCATGGCGACCACACATCACGGAGAGCTTAAGATGCTTAAATACAG CAATTCTGCGTTTGAGAATGCTTGCATGGAGTTTGATGACCTCAACTTAAAACCCACTTTCAAAATCTTATGGGGAGTACCAG GTCGTTCGAATGCAATAAACATAGCCGAAAGATTGGGGCTGCCATGTGATATCATCAACAGCGCTCGTGAGCTATATGGCTCTGCAAGTGCTGAGATCAATGAGGTCATACTTGACATGGAACGCTACAAGCAAGACTACCAGAGGCTTTTAAACGAGTCACGTCGTTATATAAG GATCTCAAGAGAGCTTCATGAGAATCTACTTACAGCAGAGAAGAACATTAACAGCCATGCTACTCGAGAAAGACTAAAGATGAGACAAGAACTGATTCAGGCGGGATCAATGGCTCGTTCTACACTTCGCAGAACATTGCAACAGTTTCGTGCATCTGCTGCACAATCTTCTCGGACAAAGGTAGCTACACAACTCAAAACGACCAAGGGTGGAGACAACGCAACTCGTTCACCATCCATGGTAGCCAGACGACCAGTTTCTG ATGCTGCACAAAAGGGAAATACAAAGCTTCCTCAAGTCGGTGACTCGGTGTTTGTTTCTTCTCTAGGCAAAAAAGTGACTGTATTGAAGGTAGAACAGTCGAAGAAAGAGATCTTAGTTCAAGTAGGCATCATGAAGATGAAAGTGAAGCTGACTGAAGTTGTGGCCTGA
- the LOC106390253 gene encoding homogentisate 1,2-dioxygenase, with translation MGEKLADLQYQPGFGNHFSSEAIPGALPRDQNSPLVCPLGLYAEQISGTSFTSPRKLNQRSWLYRIKPSVTHEPFKPRVPAHTRLVSEFDASNSRTNPTQLRWRPEDVPDSPTDFVDGLYTVCGAGSSFLRHGFAIHMYTANKGMKDSAFCNADGDFLFVPQAGRVWIETECGRLLVSPGEIAVIPQGFRFSIDLPDGKSHGYVAEIYGAHFQLPDLGPIGANGLAAPRDFLAPTAWFEEGLRPDYTIVQKFGGELFTAKQDFSPFNVVAWHGNYVPYKYDLHKFCPYNTVLVDHGDPSVNTVLTAPTDKPGVALLDFVIFPPRWLVAEHTFRPPYYHRNCMSEFMGLIYGAYEAKADGFLPGGASLHSCMTPHGPDTTTYEATIARVNAMAPYKLTGTMAFMFESALIPRVCHWALESPFLDHDYYQCWIGLKSHFSRIALDETNVESTDK, from the exons ATGGGAGAGAAGCTCGCAGATTTACAGTACCAACCAGGCTTCGGCAACCACTTCTCCTCCGAAGCCATCCCCGGAGCTCTGCCGCGAGATCAGAACAGTCCACTTGTTTGTCCTCTCGGTCTCTACGCCGAGCAGATCTCCGGAACCTCTTTCACTTCCCCTCGCAAGCTTAATCAGCGAAG ttGGTTGTATCGGATCAAACCATCAGTGACGCACGAGCCCTTCAAGCCTCGAGTTCCTGCTCATACGAGGCTGGTGAGCGAGTTCGATGCGTCGAACAGCCGCACGAACCCGACTCAGCTTCGGTGGAGGCCTGAGGATGTTCCTGACTCGCCTACTGATTTCGTTGATGGGCTGTACACTGTTTGTGGAGCTGGGAGCTCTTTTCTCCGACATGGGTTTGCTATTCACat GTACACTGCTAATAAAGGGATGAAAGACTCTGCCTTTTGTAACGCTGATGGTGACTTCTTGTTTGTTCCCCAAGCTGGAA GGGTGTGGATTGAAACCGAGTGTGGGAGGCTTTTGGTGTCTCCTGGTGAAATTGCTGTTATACCACAAGGATTCAGATTTTCAATAGATTTGCCAGATGGGAAGTCTCATGGTTATGTTGCTGAGATCTATGGTGCTCATTTTCAGCTTCCTGATCTTGGACCTATAG GTGCCAATGGTCTTGCTGCACCAAGAGATTTTCTTGCACCAACGGCATGGTTTGAGGAAGGGCTACGGCCTGACTACACTATTGTTCAGAAGTTTGGCGGTGAACTCTTTACTGCTAAACAAGATTTCTCTCCGTTCAATGTCGTCGCCTGGCATGGCAATTACGTGCCTTATAAG TATGACCTGCACAAGTTCTGTCCATACAACACTGTCCTTGTAGACCATGGAGATCCATCTGTAAATACAG TTCTGACAGCACCAACGGATAAACCTGGTGTGGCCTTGCTTGATTTTGTCATATTCCCTCCTCGTTGGTTGGTTGCTGAGCATACCTTTCGACCTCCTTACTACCATCGTAACTGCATGAGTGAATTTATGGGCCTAATCTATGGTGCTTACGAG GCCAAAGCTGATGGATTTCTACCTGGTGGCGCAAGTCTTCACAGTTGTATGACACCTCATGGTCCAGATACAACCACATACGAG GCGACGATTGCTCGTGTAAATGCAATGGCTCCTTATAAGCTCACAGGTACAATGGCTTTCATGTTCGAATCAGCTTTGATTCCTAGAGTCTGCCACTGGGCTCTGGAGTCCCCTTTCCTCGACCACGATTACTACCAATGTTGGATTGGTCTCAAGTCCCATTTCTCACGCATAGCCTTGGACGAGACAAACGTTGAGTCAACAGATAAATAA
- the LOC106390236 gene encoding endonuclease MutS2-like isoform X3, whose amino-acid sequence MQTLSITFCNCALLVRRNSVGNRNRLNLSFISSSSSSSSSAPTLICRSKSKSQTDSLRVLEWDKLCDVVASFARTSLGRQATKKKLWSLDQSFDESLKLLEETEAAIKMLEHGSFCLDLSSIQISLVELGIRNAKRKMSLRADQALEVASLLSFFENLQLDLKAAIKQDGDWYKRFMPLSEMIMLPVINRSFIKLVEQIIDVDGKIKDSASSDLRLSRERVQTVERKLQQLLEAIVRSQKANESVMVSTPLAWHKKKEQIFIASEPLAAVSMNDELQSARASVAKAEAEILSMLTAKMQMDLDQIDDVMKYSIQLDVINARATYSRAYGASHPDIYLPPEDGVDSESLSAGEDSPANNFSGEEALPRKEWLLYLPRCYHPLLLHQHKKRIRKTQEAVKYHKTAGTVSGVPPVPADFQISKGTRVLVITGPNTGGKTICLKSVGLAAMMAKSGLYVLASESARLPWFDNIYADIGDEQSLLQSLSTFSGHLKQISEIISHSTSRSLVLLDEVGAGTNPLEGAALGMAILESFAESGSLLTMATTHHGELKMLKYSNSAFENACMEFDDLNLKPTFKILWGVPGRSNAINIAERLGLPCDIINSARELYGSASAEINEVILDMERYKQDYQRLLNESRRYIRISRELHENLLTAEKNINSHATRERLKMRQELIQAGSMARSTLRRTLQQFRASAAQSSRTKVATQLKTTKGGDNATRSPSMVARRPVSEDAAQKGNTKLPQVGDSVFVSSLGKKVTVLKVEQSKKEILVQVGIMKMKVKLTEVVA is encoded by the exons ATGCAGACTTTATCGATAACATTCTGCAACTGTGCCCTGCTCGTTAGAAGAAACTCTGTCGGAAACAGAAACAGACTTAATCTGAgtttcatctcttcttcttcttcctcttcctcttctgctCCGACTCTTATTTGCcgatcaaaatccaaatcccaAACCGACAGCTTAAGAGTGTTGGAATGGGACAAGCTCTGCGACGTCGTCGCTTCTTTTGCTCGTACTTCTTTAGGTCGCCAAGCCACAAAG AAAAAGCTTTGGTCTCTTGACCAGAGTTTCGATGAAAGCTTGAAGCTTTTGGAAGAAACAGAGGCCGCCATTAAAATGCTTGAACATGGTTCCTTCTGTCTCGACCTCTCCAGCATTCAAATCTCCCTG GTTGAGTTGGGCATACGTAATGCTAAGAGGAAGATGTCTTTGAGAGCAGACCAAGCGCTTGAGGTGGCTTCTCTTCTTAGTTTCTTCGAAAACTTGCAGCTTGATCTCAAAGCTGCCATTAAGCAAGATGGAGATTGGTACAAACGGTTCATGCCTCTATCTGAAATG ATAATGCTACCTGTTATCAATAGATCATTCATCAAGTTGGTTGAACAAATTATAGACGTTGATGGAAAAATCAAAGATTCTGCG AGTAGTGACCTGAGACTGTCGCGTGAACGAGTCCAGACAGTTGAAAGAAAG CTGCAACAACTGTTGGAAGCTATTGTAAGGAGCCAAAAGGCTAATGAATCTGTCATGGTAAGCACTCCCTTAGCATGGCATAAGAAGAAAGAGCAAATCTTCATA GCTTCGGAGCCATTAGCTGCGGTGTCTATGAACGATGAACTCCAAAGCGCAAGAGCATCAGTTGCAAAGGCTGAGGCAGAGATTCTCTCAATGCTAACTGCAAAG ATGCAAATGGATCTTGATCAAATCGATGATGTGATGAAGTACTCAATTCAGCTGGATGTG ATAAATGCTCGAGCAACTTATAGTCGGGCATATGGCGCTTCACATCCTGATATATACTTACCACCTGAAGATGGGGTGGACTCTGAATCTTTATCTGCTGGAGAAGACTCACCTGCGAATAACTTCTCTGGTGAGGAAGCGCTTCCTAGAAAAGAATGGTTGCTGTATCTACCTAGATGTTACCATCCTCTACTGCTTCACCAACACAAGAAACGCATAAGAAAGACGCAGGAGGCtgtaaaatatcataaaaca GCAGGCACGGTATCAGGAGTTCCACCAGTTCCAGCTGATTTCCAGATCTCTAAGGGAACTAGAGTTTTGGTCATTACAGGTCCAAACACAGGAGGTAAAACCATTTGCTTGAAATCAGTTGGACTCGCTGCTATGATGGCAAAATCAG GTCTTTATGTGCTAGCATCTGAATCTGCTCGCTTACCTTGGTTTGACAACATCTATGCTGATATTGGTGATGAACAGTCCTTGCTGCAGTCACTTTCTACCTTCTCCGGTCATTTGAAGCAAATAAGT GAGATTATCTCGCATTCAACAAGCAGATCACTTGTGTTGTTGGATGAA GTTGGAGCAGGTACAAATCCCCTTGAAGGAGCTGCGTTAGGGATGGCAATACTCGAATCATTTGCAGAAAGCGGCTCTCTACTCACCATGGCGACCACACATCACGGAGAGCTTAAGATGCTTAAATACAG CAATTCTGCGTTTGAGAATGCTTGCATGGAGTTTGATGACCTCAACTTAAAACCCACTTTCAAAATCTTATGGGGAGTACCAG GTCGTTCGAATGCAATAAACATAGCCGAAAGATTGGGGCTGCCATGTGATATCATCAACAGCGCTCGTGAGCTATATGGCTCTGCAAGTGCTGAGATCAATGAGGTCATACTTGACATGGAACGCTACAAGCAAGACTACCAGAGGCTTTTAAACGAGTCACGTCGTTATATAAG GATCTCAAGAGAGCTTCATGAGAATCTACTTACAGCAGAGAAGAACATTAACAGCCATGCTACTCGAGAAAGACTAAAGATGAGACAAGAACTGATTCAGGCGGGATCAATGGCTCGTTCTACACTTCGCAGAACATTGCAACAGTTTCGTGCATCTGCTGCACAATCTTCTCGGACAAAGGTAGCTACACAACTCAAAACGACCAAGGGTGGAGACAACGCAACTCGTTCACCATCCATGGTAGCCAGACGACCAGTTTCTG AAGATGCTGCACAAAAGGGAAATACAAAGCTTCCTCAAGTCGGTGACTCGGTGTTTGTTTCTTCTCTAGGCAAAAAAGTGACTGTATTGAAGGTAGAACAGTCGAAGAAAGAGATCTTAGTTCAAGTAGGCATCATGAAGATGAAAGTGAAGCTGACTGAAGTTGTGGCCTGA
- the LOC106408609 gene encoding UDP-glycosyltransferase 79B10, translating into MGREMGQKFHAFMFPWFAFGHMTPYVHLANKLAEKGHRVTFLLPKKAKKQLEHLNLFPDSIVFHPITIPHVDGLPAGAETPSDIPVTLWRFLSTAMDLTRDQVEAAVRALRPDIILFDLAYWITEVAKEHGIKSMLYNVISATSIAHDLVPGGELGVPPPGYPSSTLLFRRHDAHALLSFAVYYKRFYYRVTTGLTNCDFISIRTCEEIEGKFCDYIGRQYQKKVLLTGPMLPEPDKSKPLEDKWNNWLSGFEPGSVVYCALGSQITLEKDQFQELCLGLELTGLPFFVAVTPPKGAKTIQEALPEGFEERVKGRGVVWGEWVQQPLILAHPSVGCFVSHCGFGSMWESLMSDCQIVLLPYLADQVLNTRLLTDELEVSVEVPREKTGWFSKENLSVAVTSVMDKDSEIGNLVRRNHSKLKEVVVSPGLLTGYTDNFVVTLENLLKETKLP; encoded by the coding sequence ATGGGAAGGGAAATGGGCCAAAAGTTCCATGCATTCATGTTCCCGTGGTTCGCTTTTGGTCACATGACTCCATACGTGCATCTAGCTAACAAGTTAGCTGAAAAAGGCCATAGGGTTACTTTCTTGCTGCCCAAGAAAGCCAAGAAACAGTTAGAACATCTTAACTTGTTCCCAGACAGCATCGTCTTCCACCCCATCACTATTCCTCATGTTGATGGTCTCCCTGCTGGCGCCGAGACCCCCTCCGATATCCCAGTCACGCTATGGAGGTTCTTGTCCACAGCCATGGATCTGACACGTGATCAAGTTGAAGCTGCGGTTCGTGCCTTGAGACCTGACATTATCTTGTTTGACCTTGCTTACTGGATCACGGAAGTGGCGAAAGAGCATGGAATCAAGAGTATGTTGTACAACGTGATATCAGCTACCTCTATAGCTCATGACCTTGTCCCTGGTGGTGAGTTAGGAGTTCCTCCACCTGGTTATCCTTCATCAACTTTACTGTTCCGCCGACATGATGCTCACGCCTTGCTGTCCTTCGCCGTCTACTACAAGAGGTTTTATTATCGTGTCACAACAGGTCTTACGAATTGTGATTTCATTTCCATTAGGACGTGTGAAGAAATCGAAGGTAAGTTCTGCGACTATATAGGGCGTCAATACCAGAAGAAGGTTCTCTTGACGGGTCCAATGCTTCCTGAACCCGACAAGAGTAAACCACTTGAAGATAAATGGAATAATTGGCTGAGCGGGTTTGAACCAGGCTCTGTAGTGTACTGTGCACTAGGCAGCCAAATCACCTTGGAAAAGGACCAATTCCAAGAACTCTGCTTGGGACTTGAGCTCACTGGTTTACCATTTTTTGTAGCTGTTACGCCACCAAAAGGCGCCAAGACGATTCAAGAAGCGTTACCAGAAGGGTTTGAGGAGAGGGTGAAGGGTCGTGGAGTAGTTTGGGGAGAATGGGTGCAGCAACCATTGATATTGGCTCATCCATCAGTAGGTTGCTTTGTGAGCCATTGTGGGTTTGGGTCAATGTGGGAGTCTCTAATGAGTGATTGTCAAATAGTCTTGCTTCCATACTTGGCGGATCAAGTTCTTAACACGAGATTGTTGACTGATGAACTCGAGGTTTCTGTTGAAGTGCCAAGAGAGAAAACAGGATGGTTCTCTAAGGAGAATTTGAGTGTTGCGGTCACTTCTGTGATGGACAAAGATAGCGAGATTGGGAATCTGGTGCGTAGGAACCACTCCAAGTTGAAGGAGGTTGTGGTTAGTCCTGGATTGTTAACCGGTTACACTGATAATTTTGTTGTCACTTTGGAGAACCTACTTAAGGAGACAAAACTTCCATGA